A stretch of the Hyalangium minutum genome encodes the following:
- a CDS encoding DNA polymerase beta superfamily protein, producing the protein MYSRPMGQGQHRIKGLESVDPLSVPLPHGTEVITRVARVSGERRVPQGMVGRVVRARDGGLDVQITGLGELWYAREELVPRKPGQVQFALRRAAAWDALQPCVVLEATVGSRAWGLAHEGSDTDLRGAFALPLSWTWGLGEFPRDLVSADGSATYWEVRKAIDQALRADPNTLELLFVPSARAKDVLGEWLLAEREAFVSRNIFGSFGRYALSQLHKLSSSQRLAEHRDLVLDWLCEEPAPDLDEVARRLAKQSPRQAPTPEDGILAAKTYIKQLYRSLSDQGLIEANDFAALTRYARSGGRRPPDARELRPKNAYNLLRLIALATGWLKNGSPTFEATGALRDRLLDIKHGRVALDEVLRDAEALAPELEAARDQSPLPEHPDYARADRLLRRVGEELARRWVLKEPGAWGRDAPEAPAYAGNEPAQEEPPT; encoded by the coding sequence ATGTATTCTCGGCCCATGGGCCAGGGTCAGCACCGCATCAAGGGGCTCGAGAGCGTCGATCCCCTCTCCGTTCCGCTGCCGCATGGCACGGAGGTCATCACCCGTGTCGCGCGCGTGTCGGGTGAGCGCCGCGTGCCGCAGGGCATGGTGGGCCGCGTCGTCCGTGCACGGGATGGCGGCCTGGACGTACAGATCACCGGCTTAGGCGAGCTCTGGTATGCCCGCGAGGAGCTGGTACCGCGCAAGCCCGGGCAGGTGCAGTTCGCCCTGCGCCGCGCCGCCGCGTGGGATGCGCTCCAGCCATGCGTCGTGCTCGAGGCCACCGTGGGCTCACGCGCCTGGGGGCTGGCTCACGAAGGCTCGGACACGGACCTGCGCGGGGCCTTCGCGCTCCCGCTGTCGTGGACGTGGGGGTTGGGTGAGTTCCCCCGGGATCTCGTCAGCGCCGATGGCAGCGCCACCTACTGGGAGGTCCGCAAGGCCATCGATCAAGCGCTGCGCGCGGATCCCAACACGCTGGAGCTGCTCTTCGTGCCCTCGGCTCGCGCCAAGGACGTGCTGGGCGAGTGGCTGCTGGCCGAGCGCGAGGCCTTCGTCTCCCGCAACATCTTCGGCAGCTTCGGCCGCTACGCGCTGAGCCAGCTCCACAAGCTGTCCAGCTCGCAGCGCCTGGCCGAGCACCGCGATCTCGTCCTCGACTGGCTGTGCGAGGAGCCCGCGCCGGATCTCGACGAGGTGGCCCGCCGGCTGGCGAAGCAGTCCCCGCGCCAGGCCCCCACGCCCGAAGATGGAATCCTCGCGGCGAAGACGTACATCAAGCAGCTCTACCGCTCGCTGTCGGACCAGGGGCTCATCGAGGCCAACGACTTCGCGGCGCTCACCCGCTATGCGCGCTCAGGAGGCCGGCGGCCCCCGGATGCGCGCGAGCTGCGGCCCAAGAATGCCTACAACCTGCTGCGCCTCATCGCGCTGGCCACGGGCTGGCTGAAGAACGGCTCGCCCACCTTCGAGGCCACGGGAGCGCTCCGCGATCGGCTGCTCGACATCAAGCACGGCCGGGTCGCGCTGGACGAGGTGCTCCGAGACGCCGAGGCGCTCGCCCCCGAGCTGGAGGCGGCGCGCGACCAGAGCCCGCTCCCCGAGCACCCGGACTACGCCCGCGCGGACCGGCTGCTGCGCCGCGTGGGCGAGGAGCTGGCCCGGCGCTGGGTCCTGAAGGAGCCCGGCGCCTGGGGCCGTGATGCTCCCGAGGCCCCCGCCTACGCCGGG